The proteins below come from a single Bombus pyrosoma isolate SC7728 linkage group LG10, ASM1482585v1, whole genome shotgun sequence genomic window:
- the LOC122572177 gene encoding open rectifier potassium channel protein 1-like isoform X4: MVVRVYDTPTTVSEDISPRYKTTANSEKPTKSIAIQTTVGLPLRLRVLPSVKDIVEEEDVASSNVKGFSKIWRHIRFLGRLSLSLFGLTWLLTIWAIAGAVAFCAIEGPREREQVVKLKDMQKDLAVGLATELRQLRTEKEEDVEPLWSNKVHQYVEKHEQLLLMAVSSGYGESGNSGQLWTFPGCILFALSLLTTLGFGAPVPRTTAGRTVTVIFAAIGIPAHFLLVMNLGLLLAVRLQRYAISRILEGYEQTELSYTPPVPKWVKVVPFVCVATYYLLGVLCFGVARSRPIAASVLFPLDFTAAGGLSTIVGYVRVLYGLYLEGAVTIAAIAVAVLGVSTTQNLTNIGLKYGLLIEA; the protein is encoded by the exons ATACACCTACAACAGTTTCGGAAGACATCTCTCCGCGATACAAAACGACCGCAAATTCCGAAAAACCGACGAAATCAATTGCTATTCAAACAACAGTTGGACTACCATTGCGACTCAGGGTTTTACCATCCGTTAAAGATATcgtcgaagaagaagatgtaGCTTCGTCAAATGTAAAAggattttcgaaaatatggaGACATATTAGATTTCTAGGAAGATTATCACTCTCGTTGTTTG GATTGACGTGGTTACTTACCATTTGGGCAATTGCTGGTGCAGTGGCTTTTTGTGCCATTGAGGGACCTCGGGAACGTGAGCAAGTTGTAAAATTGAAGGATATGCAGAAAGATTTAGCAGTTGGCTTAGCGACGGAATTGAGACAGTTGCgtacagaaaaagaagaagacgtAGAACCGCTTTGGAGTAACAAAGTGCACCAATATGTAGAAAAACACGAGCAGTTGCTATTGATGGCAGTTAGTTCTGGATATGGCGAAAGTGGAAATAGTGGACAACTTTGGACGTTTCCGGGTTGTATCTTATTTGCGCTTTCACTTCTCACCACTCTTG GTTTTGGTGCCCCGGTTCCACGAACGACAGCTGGTCGAACAGTAACTGTTATTTTTGCAGCAATTGGTATACCTGCACATTTTCTTTTAGTTATGAATCTTGGTCTTCTGTTAGCAGTACGATTACAAAGATATGCTATATCGAGGATACTTGAAGGATATGAGCAAACAGAGCTAAGTTATACACCGCCAGTACCAAAATGGGTTAAGGTAGTGCCCTTCGTTTGTGTag CCACTTACTATCTGCTGGGAGTTTTGTGTTTTGGAGTAGCTAGATCCAGGCCAATTGCAGCAAGTGTTCTATTTCCATTAGATTTTACTGCTGCTGGTGGTCTTTCAACAATAGTTGGCTATGTGCGAGTATTATACGGTCTTTACTTGGAAGGTGCAGTCACTATTGCTGCTATTGCGGTTGCGGTTTTGGGTGTATCAACTACTCAGAACTTGACCAATATTGGTCTCAAATATGGTTTATTAATCGAAGCTtag
- the LOC122572176 gene encoding protein tumorous imaginal discs, mitochondrial-like isoform X2 encodes MRLLCNMATGKGLAIVFRPKTINLISNNKLNKLPCGIVQRCSSCHRSVTTVALGVGNWNSKKSGKYVIENLSKVQRGIHTTCKLLKRNYYEILGVSKNAAAKDIKKAYYQLAKKYHPDTNKGDPDASRKFQEVSEAYEVLSDDQKRKEYDTWGATSEQMGMGQGRGGGGGGHAEDFTEGWQFRSSINPEELFRKIFGEAGFQSNIFNDFEDYQESKYGFGAAQEVVMNLTFSQAARGVSKDIQLNVVDKCPKCSGSRCEPGTKAVRCHYCNGTGMETISTGPFVMRSTCRYCHGSRMFIKYPCTECQGKGQTVQRRKVTVPVPAGVEDGQTIRMAVGNKEVFITFRVEKSKYFRRDGADIHTDAQISLSQAVLGGTIRIEGVYEDHTIQIRPGTSSHTKIRLNNKGMKKVNGTGHGDHYVQIKIVVPTKLTDKQLALLQAYAELEDDTPGTIHSITYKTDGPEVKTQARQNTQSEPNDENDGLLSKIKKAIFG; translated from the exons ATGCGTCTTTTATGCAACATGGCGACCGGCAAAGGACTTGCAATCGTTTTCCGACCAAAgactattaatttaatcagcaacaataaattaaataaattgccaTGCGGTATTGTGCAAAGATGTAGCTCGTGTCACCGATCTGTTACAACAGTAGCATTGGGTGTCGGCAATTGGAACTCAAAAAAATCAGGAAAAT atgtgatagaaaatttatccAAAGTTCAAAGAGGAATACATACAACATGCAAACTattaaaacgtaattattatgaaatattggGTGTATCTAAGAACGCTGCTGCAAAGGATATTAAAAAGGCTTACTATCAGCTTGCTAAGAAGTATCACCCTGATACAAATAAAGGAGATCCAGATGCAAGTAGAAAGTTTCAAGAAGTTTCAGAAGCATACGAAGTACTAAGTGAtgatcaaaaaagaaaagagtatGACACGTGGGGAGCCACATCAGAACAAATGGGGATGGGACAGGGccgtggtggtggtggtggtggccATGCTGAAGATTTTACTGAAGGTTGGCAATTCAGATCATCCATCAACCCGGAAGAATTATTTAGAAAGATATTTGGAGAAGCTGGATTTCAAAGTAATATCTTTAATGATTTTGAAGATTATCAAGAATCAAAGTATGGTTTTGGAGCAGCTCAAGag GTTGTTATGAACTTAACATTTTCTCAAGCTGCCAGAGGAGTGAGTAAAGATATTCAGTTAAATGTAGTAGATAAGTGTCCAAAATGTTCAGGGTCACGATGTGAACCAGGAACGAAGGCAGTTAGGTGCCACTATTGTAATGGAACTGGAATGGAAACGATTAGTACTGGCCCTTTTGTAATGAGATCTACTTGTCGTTATTGTCATGGTAGCAGAATGTTCATTAAATATCCATGCACGGAATGTCAAGGGAAAGGACAAACG gtGCAACGCAGAAAAGTAACAGTCCCAGTACCAGCTGGTGTTGAAGATGGTCAAACTATTCGGATGGCTGTTGGTAATAAAGAAGTATTTATAACATTCCGTgtggaaaaatcgaaatactTTCGAAGAGATGGTGCAGACATACATACGGATGCTCAAATTTCGTTATCACAAGCAGTACTGGGTGGTACAATAAGAATAGAAGGCGTTTATGAAGATCATACTATACAAATTCGGCCTGGCACTTCGTCCCATACTAAAATTCGACTTAATAATAAAGGAATGAAAAAAGTAAATGGCACAGGACATGGAGACCATtatgtacaaattaaaattgttgtaCCTACAAAATTAACTGATAAACAATTGGCATTACTCCAAGCTTATGCTGAACTTGAAGATGATACACCTGGAACTATACATAGCATAACATATAAAACAGATG GTCCAGAGGTAAAAACTCAAGCGAGACAGAATACACAAAGCGAACCAAATGATGAAAATGATGGTCTCCTTAGCAAAATCAAGAAAGCAATATTTGGGTAA
- the LOC122572177 gene encoding open rectifier potassium channel protein 1-like isoform X3 has product MTEQQRHNQNEDDNDVVFAIDTPTTVSEDISPRYKTTANSEKPTKSIAIQTTVGLPLRLRVLPSVKDIVEEEDVASSNVKGFSKIWRHIRFLGRLSLSLFGLTWLLTIWAIAGAVAFCAIEGPREREQVVKLKDMQKDLAVGLATELRQLRTEKEEDVEPLWSNKVHQYVEKHEQLLLMAVSSGYGESGNSGQLWTFPGCILFALSLLTTLGFGAPVPRTTAGRTVTVIFAAIGIPAHFLLVMNLGLLLAVRLQRYAISRILEGYEQTELSYTPPVPKWVKVVPFVCVATYYLLGVLCFGVARSRPIAASVLFPLDFTAAGGLSTIVGYVRVLYGLYLEGAVTIAAIAVAVLGVSTTQNLTNIGLKYGLLIEA; this is encoded by the exons ATGACCGAACAGCAGAGGCACAACCAGAATGAAGACGACAACGATGTAGTTTTTGCAATAG ATACACCTACAACAGTTTCGGAAGACATCTCTCCGCGATACAAAACGACCGCAAATTCCGAAAAACCGACGAAATCAATTGCTATTCAAACAACAGTTGGACTACCATTGCGACTCAGGGTTTTACCATCCGTTAAAGATATcgtcgaagaagaagatgtaGCTTCGTCAAATGTAAAAggattttcgaaaatatggaGACATATTAGATTTCTAGGAAGATTATCACTCTCGTTGTTTG GATTGACGTGGTTACTTACCATTTGGGCAATTGCTGGTGCAGTGGCTTTTTGTGCCATTGAGGGACCTCGGGAACGTGAGCAAGTTGTAAAATTGAAGGATATGCAGAAAGATTTAGCAGTTGGCTTAGCGACGGAATTGAGACAGTTGCgtacagaaaaagaagaagacgtAGAACCGCTTTGGAGTAACAAAGTGCACCAATATGTAGAAAAACACGAGCAGTTGCTATTGATGGCAGTTAGTTCTGGATATGGCGAAAGTGGAAATAGTGGACAACTTTGGACGTTTCCGGGTTGTATCTTATTTGCGCTTTCACTTCTCACCACTCTTG GTTTTGGTGCCCCGGTTCCACGAACGACAGCTGGTCGAACAGTAACTGTTATTTTTGCAGCAATTGGTATACCTGCACATTTTCTTTTAGTTATGAATCTTGGTCTTCTGTTAGCAGTACGATTACAAAGATATGCTATATCGAGGATACTTGAAGGATATGAGCAAACAGAGCTAAGTTATACACCGCCAGTACCAAAATGGGTTAAGGTAGTGCCCTTCGTTTGTGTag CCACTTACTATCTGCTGGGAGTTTTGTGTTTTGGAGTAGCTAGATCCAGGCCAATTGCAGCAAGTGTTCTATTTCCATTAGATTTTACTGCTGCTGGTGGTCTTTCAACAATAGTTGGCTATGTGCGAGTATTATACGGTCTTTACTTGGAAGGTGCAGTCACTATTGCTGCTATTGCGGTTGCGGTTTTGGGTGTATCAACTACTCAGAACTTGACCAATATTGGTCTCAAATATGGTTTATTAATCGAAGCTtag
- the LOC122572177 gene encoding open rectifier potassium channel protein 1-like isoform X2, which produces MCGRAYILMCGLSFNGRTCIWNVIHPKSKDEIGRRVTEFHITMTEQQRHNQNEDDNDVVFAIDTPTTVSEDISPRYKTTANSEKPTKSIAIQTTVGLPLRLRVLPSVKDIVEEEDVASSNVKGFSKIWRHIRFLGRLSLSLFGLTWLLTIWAIAGAVAFCAIEGPREREQVVKLKDMQKDLAVGLATELRQLRTEKEEDVEPLWSNKVHQYVEKHEQLLLMAVSSGYGESGNSGQLWTFPGCILFALSLLTTLGFGAPVPRTTAGRTVTVIFAAIGIPAHFLLVMNLGLLLAVRLQRYAISRILEGYEQTELSYTPPVPKWVKVVPFVCVATYYLLGVLCFGVARSRPIAASVLFPLDFTAAGGLSTIVGYVRVLYGLYLEGAVTIAAIAVAVLGVSTTQNLTNIGLKYGLLIEA; this is translated from the exons GAACGTAATACATCCGAAATCGAAGGACGAGATCGGACGTCGCGTTACCGAGTTTCACATAACGATGACCGAACAGCAGAGGCACAACCAGAATGAAGACGACAACGATGTAGTTTTTGCAATAG ATACACCTACAACAGTTTCGGAAGACATCTCTCCGCGATACAAAACGACCGCAAATTCCGAAAAACCGACGAAATCAATTGCTATTCAAACAACAGTTGGACTACCATTGCGACTCAGGGTTTTACCATCCGTTAAAGATATcgtcgaagaagaagatgtaGCTTCGTCAAATGTAAAAggattttcgaaaatatggaGACATATTAGATTTCTAGGAAGATTATCACTCTCGTTGTTTG GATTGACGTGGTTACTTACCATTTGGGCAATTGCTGGTGCAGTGGCTTTTTGTGCCATTGAGGGACCTCGGGAACGTGAGCAAGTTGTAAAATTGAAGGATATGCAGAAAGATTTAGCAGTTGGCTTAGCGACGGAATTGAGACAGTTGCgtacagaaaaagaagaagacgtAGAACCGCTTTGGAGTAACAAAGTGCACCAATATGTAGAAAAACACGAGCAGTTGCTATTGATGGCAGTTAGTTCTGGATATGGCGAAAGTGGAAATAGTGGACAACTTTGGACGTTTCCGGGTTGTATCTTATTTGCGCTTTCACTTCTCACCACTCTTG GTTTTGGTGCCCCGGTTCCACGAACGACAGCTGGTCGAACAGTAACTGTTATTTTTGCAGCAATTGGTATACCTGCACATTTTCTTTTAGTTATGAATCTTGGTCTTCTGTTAGCAGTACGATTACAAAGATATGCTATATCGAGGATACTTGAAGGATATGAGCAAACAGAGCTAAGTTATACACCGCCAGTACCAAAATGGGTTAAGGTAGTGCCCTTCGTTTGTGTag CCACTTACTATCTGCTGGGAGTTTTGTGTTTTGGAGTAGCTAGATCCAGGCCAATTGCAGCAAGTGTTCTATTTCCATTAGATTTTACTGCTGCTGGTGGTCTTTCAACAATAGTTGGCTATGTGCGAGTATTATACGGTCTTTACTTGGAAGGTGCAGTCACTATTGCTGCTATTGCGGTTGCGGTTTTGGGTGTATCAACTACTCAGAACTTGACCAATATTGGTCTCAAATATGGTTTATTAATCGAAGCTtag
- the LOC122572176 gene encoding protein tumorous imaginal discs, mitochondrial-like isoform X1, whose translation MRLLCNMATGKGLAIVFRPKTINLISNNKLNKLPCGIVQRCSSCHRSVTTVALGVGNWNSKKSGKYVIENLSKVQRGIHTTCKLLKRNYYEILGVSKNAAAKDIKKAYYQLAKKYHPDTNKGDPDASRKFQEVSEAYEVLSDDQKRKEYDTWGATSEQMGMGQGRGGGGGGHAEDFTEGWQFRSSINPEELFRKIFGEAGFQSNIFNDFEDYQESKYGFGAAQEVVMNLTFSQAARGVSKDIQLNVVDKCPKCSGSRCEPGTKAVRCHYCNGTGMETISTGPFVMRSTCRYCHGSRMFIKYPCTECQGKGQTVQRRKVTVPVPAGVEDGQTIRMAVGNKEVFITFRVEKSKYFRRDGADIHTDAQISLSQAVLGGTIRIEGVYEDHTIQIRPGTSSHTKIRLNNKGMKKVNGTGHGDHYVQIKIVVPTKLTDKQLALLQAYAELEDDTPGTIHSITYKTDGTKQSYAGPLNLLESIRIALGDKDISHIDSGSSECEGREDKSQNNNGMKSSSSINEDVDTMRRRKVS comes from the exons ATGCGTCTTTTATGCAACATGGCGACCGGCAAAGGACTTGCAATCGTTTTCCGACCAAAgactattaatttaatcagcaacaataaattaaataaattgccaTGCGGTATTGTGCAAAGATGTAGCTCGTGTCACCGATCTGTTACAACAGTAGCATTGGGTGTCGGCAATTGGAACTCAAAAAAATCAGGAAAAT atgtgatagaaaatttatccAAAGTTCAAAGAGGAATACATACAACATGCAAACTattaaaacgtaattattatgaaatattggGTGTATCTAAGAACGCTGCTGCAAAGGATATTAAAAAGGCTTACTATCAGCTTGCTAAGAAGTATCACCCTGATACAAATAAAGGAGATCCAGATGCAAGTAGAAAGTTTCAAGAAGTTTCAGAAGCATACGAAGTACTAAGTGAtgatcaaaaaagaaaagagtatGACACGTGGGGAGCCACATCAGAACAAATGGGGATGGGACAGGGccgtggtggtggtggtggtggccATGCTGAAGATTTTACTGAAGGTTGGCAATTCAGATCATCCATCAACCCGGAAGAATTATTTAGAAAGATATTTGGAGAAGCTGGATTTCAAAGTAATATCTTTAATGATTTTGAAGATTATCAAGAATCAAAGTATGGTTTTGGAGCAGCTCAAGag GTTGTTATGAACTTAACATTTTCTCAAGCTGCCAGAGGAGTGAGTAAAGATATTCAGTTAAATGTAGTAGATAAGTGTCCAAAATGTTCAGGGTCACGATGTGAACCAGGAACGAAGGCAGTTAGGTGCCACTATTGTAATGGAACTGGAATGGAAACGATTAGTACTGGCCCTTTTGTAATGAGATCTACTTGTCGTTATTGTCATGGTAGCAGAATGTTCATTAAATATCCATGCACGGAATGTCAAGGGAAAGGACAAACG gtGCAACGCAGAAAAGTAACAGTCCCAGTACCAGCTGGTGTTGAAGATGGTCAAACTATTCGGATGGCTGTTGGTAATAAAGAAGTATTTATAACATTCCGTgtggaaaaatcgaaatactTTCGAAGAGATGGTGCAGACATACATACGGATGCTCAAATTTCGTTATCACAAGCAGTACTGGGTGGTACAATAAGAATAGAAGGCGTTTATGAAGATCATACTATACAAATTCGGCCTGGCACTTCGTCCCATACTAAAATTCGACTTAATAATAAAGGAATGAAAAAAGTAAATGGCACAGGACATGGAGACCATtatgtacaaattaaaattgttgtaCCTACAAAATTAACTGATAAACAATTGGCATTACTCCAAGCTTATGCTGAACTTGAAGATGATACACCTGGAACTATACATAGCATAACATATAAAACAGATG GAACTAAACAAAGTTATGCTGGTCCTTTGAATTTGTTGGAATCCATACGAATAGCATTAGGTGACAAGGATATTTCTCATATAGACTCTGGGTCTTCTGAATGCGAAGGTCGAGAAGATAAATCTCAAAATAATAATGGAATGAAAAGCAGTAGCTCGATAAATGAAGATGTTGACACAATGAGAAGACGAAAAGTATCCTAA
- the LOC122572177 gene encoding uncharacterized protein LOC122572177 isoform X1 — MDVPLFPAPPILGGVATPVSDVIDVAKLTPVSLSAVTCARKQHAGKKMHRAIKIHKIRHSAHRNVIHPKSKDEIGRRVTEFHITMTEQQRHNQNEDDNDVVFAIDTPTTVSEDISPRYKTTANSEKPTKSIAIQTTVGLPLRLRVLPSVKDIVEEEDVASSNVKGFSKIWRHIRFLGRLSLSLFGLTWLLTIWAIAGAVAFCAIEGPREREQVVKLKDMQKDLAVGLATELRQLRTEKEEDVEPLWSNKVHQYVEKHEQLLLMAVSSGYGESGNSGQLWTFPGCILFALSLLTTLGFGAPVPRTTAGRTVTVIFAAIGIPAHFLLVMNLGLLLAVRLQRYAISRILEGYEQTELSYTPPVPKWVKVVPFVCVATYYLLGVLCFGVARSRPIAASVLFPLDFTAAGGLSTIVGYVRVLYGLYLEGAVTIAAIAVAVLGVSTTQNLTNIGLKYGLLIEA; from the exons ATGGACGTGCCCCTTTTCCCAGCACCGCCAATCCTTGGGGGTGTTGCGACGCCCGTTAGTGATGTTATAGACGTTGCGAAGTTGACACCTGTTTCGCTGTCCGCTGTTACATGCGCTCGTAAACAACATGCCGGGAAGAAAATGCATAGGGCGATCAAGATCCACAAAATACGACATTCTGCCCATAGGAACGTAATACATCCGAAATCGAAGGACGAGATCGGACGTCGCGTTACCGAGTTTCACATAACGATGACCGAACAGCAGAGGCACAACCAGAATGAAGACGACAACGATGTAGTTTTTGCAATAG ATACACCTACAACAGTTTCGGAAGACATCTCTCCGCGATACAAAACGACCGCAAATTCCGAAAAACCGACGAAATCAATTGCTATTCAAACAACAGTTGGACTACCATTGCGACTCAGGGTTTTACCATCCGTTAAAGATATcgtcgaagaagaagatgtaGCTTCGTCAAATGTAAAAggattttcgaaaatatggaGACATATTAGATTTCTAGGAAGATTATCACTCTCGTTGTTTG GATTGACGTGGTTACTTACCATTTGGGCAATTGCTGGTGCAGTGGCTTTTTGTGCCATTGAGGGACCTCGGGAACGTGAGCAAGTTGTAAAATTGAAGGATATGCAGAAAGATTTAGCAGTTGGCTTAGCGACGGAATTGAGACAGTTGCgtacagaaaaagaagaagacgtAGAACCGCTTTGGAGTAACAAAGTGCACCAATATGTAGAAAAACACGAGCAGTTGCTATTGATGGCAGTTAGTTCTGGATATGGCGAAAGTGGAAATAGTGGACAACTTTGGACGTTTCCGGGTTGTATCTTATTTGCGCTTTCACTTCTCACCACTCTTG GTTTTGGTGCCCCGGTTCCACGAACGACAGCTGGTCGAACAGTAACTGTTATTTTTGCAGCAATTGGTATACCTGCACATTTTCTTTTAGTTATGAATCTTGGTCTTCTGTTAGCAGTACGATTACAAAGATATGCTATATCGAGGATACTTGAAGGATATGAGCAAACAGAGCTAAGTTATACACCGCCAGTACCAAAATGGGTTAAGGTAGTGCCCTTCGTTTGTGTag CCACTTACTATCTGCTGGGAGTTTTGTGTTTTGGAGTAGCTAGATCCAGGCCAATTGCAGCAAGTGTTCTATTTCCATTAGATTTTACTGCTGCTGGTGGTCTTTCAACAATAGTTGGCTATGTGCGAGTATTATACGGTCTTTACTTGGAAGGTGCAGTCACTATTGCTGCTATTGCGGTTGCGGTTTTGGGTGTATCAACTACTCAGAACTTGACCAATATTGGTCTCAAATATGGTTTATTAATCGAAGCTtag